In Streptomyces seoulensis, the following are encoded in one genomic region:
- a CDS encoding roadblock/LC7 domain-containing protein has product MASDAPTAHASDLDWLLSGLVQRVPHTGSAVLLSCDGLVKAVHGLDPDSADHMAALASGLYSLGRSAGVRFGDGGEVRQVVVELDSTLLFVTTAGSGTCLAVLAGREADAAVLGYEMAMLVKSVRPYLVTAPRQPAADPTAMRP; this is encoded by the coding sequence ATGGCGAGCGATGCGCCGACCGCCCACGCATCCGACCTCGACTGGCTGCTGAGCGGCCTCGTGCAGCGCGTCCCGCACACCGGCAGCGCGGTGCTGCTGTCTTGCGACGGGCTGGTGAAGGCCGTGCACGGGCTGGACCCGGACAGCGCCGACCACATGGCCGCACTCGCCTCCGGCCTGTACTCGCTGGGCCGCAGCGCGGGTGTCCGGTTCGGGGACGGCGGGGAGGTACGGCAGGTGGTGGTCGAACTCGACTCCACGCTGCTGTTCGTCACCACGGCCGGCTCCGGCACCTGCCTCGCCGTGCTCGCCGGGCGGGAGGCCGACGCCGCCGTGCTCGGCTACGAGATGGCGATGCTGGTCAAGAGCGTCCGCCCGTACCTCGTCACCGCGCCCCGGCAGCCCGCCGCCGACCCGACGGCGATGAGGCCGTGA
- a CDS encoding DUF742 domain-containing protein, with protein sequence MAAVGDGPWLDDAAGRLVRPFTVSGGRTEPSVALDLISQVMATGVSPLGYLGPEHAQALDLSRAPVSVAEVAAHLRLPAVVTKVLLSDLVDCGALTTRPPAFRHNPTDRSLLEAVLDGLRRQL encoded by the coding sequence GTGGCCGCCGTGGGCGACGGGCCCTGGCTCGACGACGCCGCCGGAAGGCTGGTGCGGCCGTTCACGGTGAGCGGCGGACGGACCGAACCCAGCGTCGCGCTGGACCTGATCTCCCAGGTGATGGCCACCGGGGTCTCCCCGCTCGGCTATCTCGGCCCCGAGCACGCGCAGGCGCTCGACCTGTCCCGCGCACCCGTCTCGGTGGCCGAGGTGGCCGCCCACCTGCGGCTGCCCGCCGTGGTCACCAAAGTGCTGCTCTCGGACCTCGTCGACTGCGGGGCGCTGACCACCAGGCCCCCCGCGTTCCGCCACAACCCCACTGACCGGTCTCTGCTGGAGGCAGTGCTCGATGGACTACGACGACAGCTCTGA
- a CDS encoding GTP-binding protein: MDYDDSSDPYSSDAPYSSDDAYSSEPGSSDPFPTALKILVAGGFGVGKTTFVGAVSEIAPLSTEELLTTAGAATDNLDGIENKVETTVAMDFGRITLDARHVLYLFGTPGQERFWFMWDELSEGALGAVILADTRRLEECFAAVDFFEERGVAFIVAVNEFDNAFRYDPDEVRAALDLSPAVPVVPCDARISSSGVQTLLTLVRHLLAHVPAPVPAQGAPVQGVRS; encoded by the coding sequence ATGGACTACGACGACAGCTCTGACCCGTACAGCTCCGACGCCCCGTACAGCTCCGACGACGCGTACAGCTCCGAACCGGGCAGTTCCGACCCGTTCCCCACCGCGCTCAAGATCCTGGTCGCGGGCGGGTTCGGGGTGGGCAAGACGACCTTCGTGGGCGCGGTCAGCGAGATCGCGCCGCTCAGCACGGAGGAACTGCTCACCACGGCCGGCGCGGCCACCGACAACCTGGACGGCATCGAGAACAAGGTCGAGACGACCGTCGCCATGGACTTCGGCCGGATCACCCTCGACGCCCGGCACGTGCTCTACCTGTTCGGCACGCCCGGTCAGGAACGGTTCTGGTTCATGTGGGACGAGCTGTCCGAGGGTGCCCTCGGCGCGGTCATCCTGGCCGACACCCGCCGCCTGGAGGAGTGCTTCGCCGCCGTCGACTTCTTCGAGGAACGCGGCGTCGCCTTCATCGTGGCCGTCAACGAGTTCGACAACGCCTTCCGCTACGACCCCGACGAGGTGCGCGCCGCCCTCGACCTGAGCCCCGCCGTCCCGGTCGTCCCCTGCGACGCCCGTATCTCCAGCTCCGGCGTGCAGACCCTGCTCACCCTCGTACGCCACCTGCTCGCCCACGTCCCGGCGCCCGTGCCCGCGCAGGGAGCCCCCGTCCAGGGAGTGCGGTCATGA
- a CDS encoding GAF domain-containing protein, giving the protein MMYEPARRVRGLLLTPEDKEAPARTSRLRRLGLGERAEPTLDAFADHLAQVTGAPYAMVNFVGEQQQFFAGLSAPPAGPLTREDGTGRVLPREHGFCPHVVVRHKALVLDDVRDYPRFAGNPIVDDLGIRSYMGAPLIDSSGMVLGTVCAADTEPRTWGRAGLEAIKGMAAELAVRIERAADDGLPI; this is encoded by the coding sequence ATGATGTACGAGCCGGCCCGCCGGGTCCGGGGTCTGCTGCTCACCCCGGAGGACAAGGAGGCCCCGGCCCGTACGTCCCGGCTGCGCCGCCTCGGTCTCGGGGAGCGCGCGGAGCCCACGCTGGACGCCTTCGCCGACCACCTCGCCCAGGTCACCGGTGCGCCGTACGCCATGGTCAACTTCGTCGGCGAGCAGCAGCAGTTCTTCGCGGGCCTGAGCGCCCCGCCCGCCGGCCCCCTCACCCGCGAGGACGGCACCGGCCGGGTGCTGCCCCGGGAACATGGGTTCTGCCCACATGTGGTCGTCCGACACAAGGCCCTGGTGCTGGACGATGTCCGCGACTACCCGCGCTTCGCCGGGAACCCGATCGTCGACGACCTCGGCATCCGCTCCTATATGGGCGCCCCACTCATCGACAGCTCCGGCATGGTGCTCGGCACCGTGTGCGCCGCCGACACGGAGCCGCGCACCTGGGGCAGGGCCGGGCTTGAGGCCATCAAGGGGATGGCCGCCGAACTCGCCGTACGCATCGAAAGGGCCGCCGATGACGGGCTGCCCATCTGA
- the tdh gene encoding L-threonine 3-dehydrogenase → MKALVKEKAEPGLRLMDVPEPAVGPGDVLIKVMRTGICGTDLHIRAWDGWAQQAIRTPLIVGHEFVGQVVSTGRDVTDIRVGDRVSGEGHLVCGKCRNCLAGRRHLCRSTIGLGVGRDGAFAEYVALPASNVWVHRVPVDLDIAAVFDPFGNAVHTALSFPLVGEDVLITGAGPIGLMAAAVARHAGARNVVVTDVSEERLELARKIGVSLALNVSRSTIADGQRELGLREGFDIGLEMSGRPEAMRGMIANMTHGGRIAMLGLPSQEFPVDWSRIVTSMITIKGIYGREMFETWYAMSVLLEGGLDLAPVITGRYDYRDYEAAFEDAASGKGGKVILDWTA, encoded by the coding sequence TTGAAGGCGCTGGTCAAGGAGAAGGCGGAGCCCGGTCTCCGGCTCATGGACGTGCCCGAGCCCGCAGTGGGTCCCGGTGACGTGCTCATCAAGGTCATGCGGACCGGTATCTGCGGCACCGACCTGCACATCCGGGCCTGGGACGGCTGGGCCCAGCAGGCCATCCGCACCCCGCTGATCGTGGGCCACGAGTTCGTGGGCCAGGTCGTGTCCACCGGCCGCGACGTCACCGACATCCGGGTGGGCGACCGGGTCAGCGGCGAGGGCCACCTGGTGTGCGGCAAGTGCCGCAACTGCCTCGCCGGCCGCCGCCACCTGTGCCGCTCCACCATCGGCCTGGGCGTGGGCCGCGACGGCGCGTTCGCCGAGTACGTGGCGCTGCCCGCGTCCAACGTGTGGGTGCACCGGGTCCCCGTGGACCTGGACATCGCCGCCGTGTTCGATCCGTTCGGCAACGCCGTGCACACCGCGCTGTCCTTCCCGCTGGTCGGCGAGGACGTGCTGATCACCGGCGCGGGCCCGATCGGCCTGATGGCCGCGGCCGTCGCCCGGCACGCGGGCGCCCGCAACGTCGTCGTCACCGACGTCAGCGAGGAGCGCCTCGAACTGGCCCGCAAGATAGGAGTGAGCCTGGCACTGAACGTCTCGCGCTCCACCATCGCGGACGGTCAGCGGGAGCTGGGCCTGCGTGAGGGCTTCGACATCGGCCTGGAGATGTCCGGCCGCCCCGAGGCCATGCGCGGCATGATCGCCAACATGACGCACGGCGGCCGCATCGCCATGCTGGGCCTGCCGTCGCAGGAGTTCCCGGTCGACTGGTCCCGGATCGTCACCTCGATGATCACCATCAAGGGCATCTACGGCCGCGAGATGTTCGAGACCTGGTACGCCATGTCGGTCCTCCTGGAGGGCGGCCTCGACCTCGCCCCCGTGATCACCGGCCGGTACGACTACCGCGACTACGAGGCGGCCTTCGAGGACGCGGCCAGCGGCAAGGGCGGCAAGGTCATCCTCGACTGGACCGCGTAA
- a CDS encoding glycine C-acetyltransferase: MFDTVRDDLRATLDEIRAAGLHKPERVIGTPQSATVEVTQGGRPGEVLNFCANNYLGLADHPEVIAAAHEALDRWGYGMASVRFICGTQEVHKELEARLSAFLGQEDTILYSSCFDANGGVFETLLGPEDAVISDALNHASIIDGIRLSKARRFRYANRDLADLETQLKEATAGGARRKLIVTDGVFSMDGYVAPLAEICDLADRYDAMVMVDDSHAVGFVGAGGRGTPELHGVMDRVDIITGTLGKALGGASGGYVAARAEIVALLRQRSRPYLFSNTLAPVIAAASLKVIDLLESADDLRVRLAENTALFRSRMTEAGFDILPGDHAIAPVMIGDASEAGRMAELLLERGVYVIGFSYPVVPQGKARIRVQLSAAHSTEDVNRAVDAFIAARAELAG, from the coding sequence ATGTTCGACACCGTCCGCGACGACCTCCGCGCCACCCTCGACGAGATCCGCGCCGCCGGGCTGCACAAGCCCGAGCGGGTCATCGGCACCCCGCAGTCCGCGACCGTCGAGGTCACCCAGGGCGGGCGCCCCGGTGAGGTCCTCAACTTCTGCGCCAACAACTACCTGGGCCTGGCCGACCACCCCGAGGTGATCGCCGCCGCCCACGAGGCGCTGGACCGCTGGGGCTACGGCATGGCGTCCGTGCGCTTCATCTGCGGCACCCAGGAGGTGCACAAGGAGCTGGAGGCCCGCCTCTCGGCGTTCCTCGGCCAGGAGGACACGATCCTCTACTCCTCCTGCTTCGACGCCAACGGCGGTGTCTTCGAGACCCTGCTCGGCCCCGAGGACGCGGTGATCTCCGACGCCCTCAACCACGCCTCCATCATCGACGGCATCCGCCTGTCCAAGGCCCGCCGCTTCCGCTACGCCAACCGCGACCTCGCCGACCTGGAGACCCAGCTCAAGGAGGCCACGGCGGGCGGCGCCCGGCGCAAGCTGATCGTCACCGACGGCGTCTTCTCCATGGACGGCTACGTCGCCCCGCTCGCCGAGATCTGCGACCTGGCCGACCGCTACGACGCGATGGTCATGGTCGACGACTCGCACGCCGTCGGCTTCGTCGGCGCCGGCGGCCGCGGCACGCCCGAGCTGCACGGCGTCATGGACCGCGTCGACATCATCACCGGCACCCTCGGCAAGGCCCTCGGCGGCGCCTCCGGCGGCTATGTCGCGGCCCGCGCCGAGATCGTCGCCCTGCTGCGCCAGCGCTCGCGCCCGTACCTGTTCTCCAACACCCTCGCCCCGGTGATCGCCGCCGCCTCCCTGAAGGTCATCGACCTGCTGGAGTCCGCCGACGACCTGCGGGTGCGGCTCGCCGAGAACACCGCGCTGTTCCGCTCCCGCATGACCGAGGCCGGCTTCGACATCCTCCCCGGCGACCACGCCATCGCCCCGGTGATGATCGGTGATGCCTCCGAGGCGGGCCGGATGGCGGAACTGCTGCTGGAGCGCGGGGTGTACGTGATCGGCTTCTCGTACCCGGTGGTCCCGCAGGGCAAGGCGCGCATCCGCGTCCAGCTCTCCGCCGCGCACTCCACCGAGGACGTGAACCGCGCCGTCGACGCCTTCATCGCGGCCCGCGCCGAGCTGGCGGGCTGA
- a CDS encoding LysR family transcriptional regulator produces the protein MIEARRLHILRAVADHRTVTAAAAALYLTPSAVSQQLTSLEQETGHRLVERGAKGVRLTPAGEILLSHTNAVLAQLERAEAELAAYGKGEAGTVTVAAFATGIAQVVAPALARLGRSAPGIGIRVRDAEGDASLRMLLDRQVDVAVAVEYRGAPPADDPRLTHLPLYAEPFDAVVPLGHRLADDAEVPLAELSKDPWIGPYPGNPCHDVVVLACESAGFQPRLEHSSDDFRAVVALASADAGVALVPRSALRGMDLTGVVVRPVDGVAPTRRVFAAVRRGAEAHPLIRPVLEALGQAAAGG, from the coding sequence ATGATCGAGGCGCGGCGGCTCCACATCCTCCGTGCGGTGGCCGACCACCGCACGGTCACGGCGGCGGCCGCCGCGCTCTACCTCACCCCGTCCGCCGTCTCCCAGCAGCTCACCTCGCTGGAGCAGGAGACCGGCCACCGCCTGGTCGAGCGCGGCGCGAAGGGCGTACGGCTCACCCCGGCCGGCGAGATCCTGCTCAGCCACACCAACGCCGTCCTGGCCCAGCTGGAGCGGGCCGAGGCGGAGCTGGCCGCGTACGGCAAGGGGGAGGCCGGGACGGTCACCGTCGCCGCCTTCGCCACCGGGATCGCCCAGGTCGTCGCGCCCGCACTGGCCCGGCTCGGCCGGTCGGCCCCCGGCATAGGCATCCGGGTCCGGGACGCCGAGGGCGACGCGAGCCTGAGGATGCTGCTGGACCGGCAGGTGGATGTGGCGGTCGCCGTCGAGTACCGGGGCGCGCCGCCCGCCGACGATCCCCGTCTCACCCATCTCCCTTTGTACGCCGAGCCGTTCGACGCCGTGGTCCCGCTCGGGCACCGGCTCGCCGACGATGCCGAGGTGCCGCTCGCGGAGCTTTCCAAGGACCCGTGGATCGGCCCGTACCCCGGCAACCCCTGTCACGACGTGGTCGTGCTGGCCTGCGAGAGCGCCGGGTTCCAGCCGCGCCTCGAGCACTCCTCCGACGACTTCCGCGCGGTGGTCGCGCTGGCCTCGGCCGACGCGGGCGTGGCCCTCGTACCGCGCTCCGCGCTGCGCGGCATGGACCTGACCGGCGTGGTCGTCCGTCCGGTGGACGGGGTGGCCCCCACCCGGCGTGTGTTCGCGGCCGTGCGCCGGGGCGCGGAGGCGCATCCGCTGATCCGGCCGGTGCTGGAGGCGCTCGGGCAGGCCGCGGCCGGGGGCTGA
- a CDS encoding MmcQ/YjbR family DNA-binding protein, with amino-acid sequence MPDAEDVRRIALSLPDTTEKTAWSMPTFRVAGKMFATLPEEETSLAVRCPKEERDELVLAEPEKFWIADHEANFAWVRARLAALDGEDELRDILADSWRQAAPIRLLEEHPGLGVPQDR; translated from the coding sequence ATGCCGGACGCAGAAGACGTACGCCGTATCGCCCTGTCCCTGCCGGACACGACCGAGAAGACGGCCTGGAGCATGCCCACCTTCCGGGTGGCCGGGAAGATGTTCGCCACGCTCCCGGAGGAGGAGACCTCCCTCGCGGTGCGCTGCCCGAAGGAGGAGCGGGACGAACTGGTGCTGGCCGAGCCGGAGAAGTTCTGGATCGCGGACCACGAGGCCAACTTCGCCTGGGTACGGGCGAGACTCGCGGCGCTGGACGGCGAGGACGAACTCCGGGACATCCTCGCCGACTCCTGGCGCCAGGCGGCCCCCATACGGCTGCTGGAGGAGCATCCGGGACTGGGGGTGCCGCAGGACCGCTAG
- a CDS encoding transketolase family protein has protein sequence METMRDRFGTVASRLLDEDPRVAVVLAEIGRDAFTDAARRHPDRLINVGIREQLLVGTAAGLSLTGMRPIVHTFAAFLVERPFEQVKLDLGHQDTGAVLVSAGASFDWPAGGQTHMSPGDVALLDTLDGWTVHVPGHPDEAETLLRHAVAAGDDKVYVRLSLQRNRLPLPVDGARFLTVREGRAGVVVAVGPMLDTVLTATEGLDVTVLYATTLRPFDTAALRRATEAAGTDVVLVEPYLAGTSTRAATEALADVPHRVLGLGVGRRELRRYGTLDEHLAAHGLDAPGLRERIGAFVGAGAVSA, from the coding sequence ATGGAAACCATGCGTGACCGGTTCGGCACCGTCGCCTCCCGGCTGCTGGACGAGGACCCCCGGGTCGCGGTCGTCCTCGCCGAGATCGGCCGGGACGCGTTCACCGACGCCGCCCGTCGCCACCCCGACCGGCTGATCAACGTCGGCATCCGCGAGCAGCTCCTCGTCGGCACCGCCGCCGGGCTGTCGCTCACCGGGATGCGGCCCATCGTGCACACCTTCGCCGCGTTCCTCGTGGAGCGCCCCTTCGAGCAGGTCAAGCTGGACCTCGGCCACCAGGACACCGGCGCGGTGCTGGTCAGCGCGGGTGCCTCCTTCGACTGGCCGGCCGGCGGGCAGACCCACATGTCGCCCGGCGACGTCGCCCTCCTCGACACCCTGGACGGCTGGACCGTGCACGTCCCCGGCCACCCCGACGAGGCCGAGACCCTGCTGCGGCACGCCGTGGCGGCGGGCGACGACAAGGTGTACGTACGCCTCTCCCTCCAGCGCAACCGGCTCCCCCTCCCGGTCGACGGCGCCCGCTTCCTCACCGTGCGTGAGGGGCGCGCCGGGGTCGTCGTCGCGGTCGGCCCGATGCTGGACACCGTCCTCACCGCGACCGAGGGCCTGGACGTGACGGTGCTCTATGCGACGACCCTCCGCCCCTTCGACACGGCCGCGCTGCGCCGGGCCACCGAGGCGGCCGGCACCGACGTGGTCCTCGTCGAGCCCTACCTCGCCGGCACCTCGACCCGCGCCGCCACGGAGGCTCTGGCCGACGTGCCGCACCGCGTCCTCGGCCTCGGCGTCGGCCGCCGCGAGCTGCGCCGGTACGGCACCCTCGACGAACACCTCGCCGCGCACGGCCTGGACGCCCCTGGCCTGCGGGAACGGATCGGCGCGTTCGTCGGGGCGGGCGCGGTCAGCGCCTAG
- a CDS encoding transketolase, which yields MTITADHGYDDLPRLMSLMTGDEKHDFAATSTLDVLWVLYDRVLGVTPGRADSPDRDRFLLSKGHGPMAYYAVLAAKGFVPEEWLPGFGSYDSPLGHHPDRVLVPGAEIGSGSLGHGLPLAVGSALGLRAQGLTGPAVWVLIGDAELDEGSNHEAIAYAGAAGLDRLHTVVVDNASASHALPGGIAARFEAANWSTATVDGRDHAALYEAFTAPHPGRPHAVVARVEPKNAR from the coding sequence ATGACGATCACAGCGGACCACGGCTACGACGATCTGCCCCGGCTGATGAGCCTGATGACCGGCGACGAGAAGCACGACTTCGCCGCCACCTCCACGCTCGACGTGCTGTGGGTGCTCTACGACCGGGTGCTCGGTGTCACCCCCGGGCGGGCGGACTCCCCGGACCGGGACCGGTTCCTGCTGAGCAAGGGGCACGGGCCGATGGCGTACTACGCCGTGCTCGCGGCGAAGGGGTTCGTGCCCGAGGAGTGGCTGCCCGGCTTCGGGTCGTACGACTCGCCGCTCGGGCATCACCCGGACCGGGTGCTCGTGCCGGGGGCCGAGATCGGCAGCGGGTCGCTCGGGCACGGGCTGCCGCTCGCCGTCGGCAGCGCGCTCGGGCTGCGGGCCCAGGGGCTCACCGGCCCCGCCGTCTGGGTGCTGATCGGCGACGCCGAGCTGGACGAGGGCAGCAATCACGAGGCCATCGCCTACGCCGGTGCGGCCGGCCTGGACCGGCTGCACACCGTGGTCGTGGACAACGCCTCCGCCAGCCACGCCCTGCCCGGCGGCATCGCCGCCCGGTTCGAGGCCGCGAACTGGTCCACCGCCACCGTCGACGGCCGCGACCACGCCGCGCTGTACGAAGCCTTCACCGCCCCGCACCCCGGCCGGCCGCACGCGGTCGTCGCCCGGGTGGAACCGAAGAACGCCCGCTGA
- a CDS encoding SLATT domain-containing protein: MAESPQSDPGARRAAIADELRRVEESAMYSAQTQFETAKHWRGVHLLMGIPTTLLAAVAGTTALVESTGRVAAGILALVSAGLGAVMTTVNAPQRMSHATACANAYLEVQTAARQTRTVDLPVLALDDARAVLAELTSRCGEQNRAAEPPGRRAYRRAQSNIEGGGQTYAVDRADAHPVPASRDGA; the protein is encoded by the coding sequence GTGGCAGAGAGCCCTCAGTCCGATCCCGGTGCGCGGCGGGCGGCGATCGCGGACGAGCTCCGGCGGGTCGAGGAGAGCGCGATGTACAGCGCGCAGACGCAGTTCGAGACCGCGAAGCACTGGCGGGGCGTGCACCTGCTGATGGGCATTCCCACCACCCTGCTCGCGGCGGTGGCCGGGACGACCGCCCTGGTGGAGTCGACCGGACGCGTCGCCGCCGGCATCCTCGCGCTGGTCTCCGCCGGGCTGGGTGCCGTCATGACCACCGTGAACGCACCCCAGCGCATGTCCCACGCCACCGCCTGCGCGAACGCCTACCTCGAGGTACAGACGGCGGCCCGCCAGACCCGCACCGTGGATCTCCCCGTGCTCGCGCTCGACGACGCGCGTGCCGTACTCGCGGAGCTGACCTCCCGCTGCGGCGAGCAGAACCGCGCGGCGGAGCCTCCGGGCCGACGCGCCTACCGCCGCGCGCAGAGCAACATCGAAGGGGGCGGCCAGACCTACGCGGTGGACCGGGCGGACGCACACCCCGTACCGGCGAGCCGGGACGGCGCCTGA
- a CDS encoding TolB family protein: MLAFVRPLSREIVLADADGRTWRGARTNAAADYVRWSPDGSALAWIDDENDPRSHDGRRLHRLDIATGRERKIPCACHGVGFLGAEVATLTSDGDALLLVGAGQGARRVPLRDPVGDYAKLAAGGRDMVTVADPLPEQEAGRGQYQLLAVDGSGTVRPFLPARAPTSMVEGLQSPDGRRVAWSSADSGGACWTYGNALLATYGRKGRQAPARPADAAMTRALLKERALVTGLAWAGDGVTVTFGPLQSCQAVPPARFVSYYLHDGKWRFIGTGMRAVGYGAQGRSARILVPPRVVPRKDEEFYIPVLGDLEFTDRHHERHALGSGVSEFAFTPGESARAPAPAPAEEPGSSGVVGTTDRGEPFPAHLRALAQRIKDAAEDDDAARLRALCGSCDNETKKAIGTAKGRRELVKLLSSHPGRKENGIVFPGLAAHRCVDEPGQNITCTAEQLADIALLGIPADNDLDTYQGQIYEPSLEGRLQLRSGSGGKALWVGRIEP, from the coding sequence GTGCTCGCGTTCGTCCGGCCGCTCTCGCGGGAGATCGTGCTCGCGGACGCGGACGGCAGGACCTGGCGGGGCGCGCGGACGAACGCCGCCGCGGACTACGTCCGGTGGTCGCCCGACGGATCGGCGCTGGCGTGGATCGACGACGAGAACGACCCCCGCAGCCACGACGGCCGCAGGCTGCACCGCCTCGACATCGCCACCGGCCGCGAGCGGAAGATCCCGTGCGCCTGCCACGGAGTGGGTTTCCTGGGCGCGGAGGTCGCCACGCTGACCAGCGACGGCGACGCACTGCTGCTCGTCGGGGCCGGACAAGGAGCCCGGCGCGTACCACTGCGCGATCCGGTGGGGGACTACGCCAAACTCGCCGCCGGCGGCCGGGACATGGTGACGGTGGCCGATCCGCTGCCCGAACAGGAAGCCGGCCGGGGCCAGTACCAGCTCCTGGCCGTCGACGGTTCCGGCACGGTCCGGCCGTTCCTCCCGGCCCGGGCGCCGACCTCGATGGTGGAGGGTCTGCAGTCCCCCGACGGACGGCGCGTCGCCTGGTCCTCGGCCGACTCCGGCGGGGCCTGCTGGACTTACGGGAACGCGCTGCTCGCGACGTACGGCCGGAAGGGCCGCCAGGCTCCCGCACGTCCGGCCGACGCGGCGATGACCCGTGCGCTGCTGAAGGAGCGCGCGCTGGTCACGGGCCTCGCCTGGGCAGGCGACGGCGTCACCGTGACCTTCGGGCCACTGCAGAGCTGCCAGGCCGTACCTCCCGCGCGCTTCGTGTCGTACTACCTGCACGACGGCAAGTGGCGTTTCATCGGCACGGGTATGCGGGCGGTCGGCTACGGCGCCCAGGGGCGCAGTGCGCGGATTCTGGTGCCCCCTCGGGTGGTGCCGCGCAAGGACGAGGAGTTCTACATCCCCGTACTCGGCGACCTGGAGTTCACCGACCGGCATCACGAACGCCATGCCCTCGGCTCCGGGGTGTCCGAATTCGCCTTCACCCCGGGGGAGAGCGCGAGGGCGCCCGCGCCCGCGCCGGCCGAGGAGCCGGGGTCGAGCGGCGTGGTGGGCACGACGGACCGGGGTGAGCCGTTCCCGGCACATCTGCGGGCCTTGGCGCAGCGCATCAAAGACGCCGCCGAGGATGACGACGCCGCACGCCTGCGGGCCCTGTGCGGCTCCTGCGACAACGAGACGAAGAAGGCGATCGGCACCGCCAAGGGCCGCCGTGAGCTGGTGAAGCTGCTGAGCAGTCATCCGGGCCGGAAGGAGAACGGCATCGTGTTCCCCGGCCTCGCGGCCCATCGCTGCGTCGACGAGCCCGGGCAGAACATCACCTGCACCGCCGAACAGCTCGCCGACATCGCGCTGCTGGGCATCCCGGCGGACAACGACCTCGATACCTACCAGGGTCAGATCTACGAGCCCTCACTCGAAGGAAGACTGCAACTGCGTTCGGGTTCCGGCGGCAAGGCCCTGTGGGTGGGGAGGATCGAGCCATGA